The genomic interval CCGTGGCTTCGACACCCTCGGTGAAATCACCGTGCTGGTCGCCGTGGCCCTGACCGTATTCGCCCTGCTGCGACGCTTCCGCCCACCCAAAGAGAGCATGCAGCTGCCCGCCCAGCAACGCCAGCTGGCGCCCGACGTGGTCACTGACCTGATCAACCCGCGCCACGCTACGGACACCGCGCTGGGCTTCATGATGGTGCCCGCGGTGCTGGTGCGGCTGTTGCTGCCGATCGCCCTGCTGGTATCGATGTACCTGTTCATGCGCGGCCACAACCAGCCGGGCGGCGGCTTTGTCGCAGGCCTGGTGATGTCGGTGGCGTTCATCCTGCAGTACATGGTCGCCGGTACCCAGTGGGTCGAAGCGCAGATGAGCCTACGCCCACTGCGCTGGATGGGCACTGGCCTGCTCTGCGCGACCCTGACCGGGGTAGGCGCCATGCTGCTCGGCTACCCCTTCCTGACCACGCACACCGCCCACTTGCACCTGCCTGTGCTGGGTGATGTGCATGTGGCCAGCGCGCTGTTCTTCGACGTCGGCGTGTACACCGTGGTGGTCGGCTCGACCCTGCTGATCCTCACTGCCCTGGCGCACCAATCGGTGCGCGCCTACCGCCCGGGCAACCCGTCGAAATCCAGCCAAGCAGGAGCCGCCTGATGGAAGAAGTCATTGCAGTCGCCATCGGTGTACTGGCCGCCTCCGGGGTGTGGTTGATCCTGCGCCCACGGACCTACCAGGTGATCATGGGCCTGTGCCTGTTGTCGTACGGGGTCAACCTGTTCATCTTCAGCATGGGCAGCCTGTTCATCGGCAAGGAACCGATCATCAAGGACGGCGTCACTCAAGACTTGCTGCACTACACCGACCCGCTCCCGCAGGCGTTGGTGCTGACTGCCATCGTCATCAGCTTCGCCATGACCGCGCTGTTTCTGGTCGTGCTGCTGGCCTCGCGCGGCTTGACCGGTACCGACCACGTCGATGGCCGGGAGCGTGACGAATGAGTGGTATGAGTCAACTGATCGTCGCGCCCATCCTGCTGCCCCTCATCACGGCGGCGATCATGCTGTTGTTGGGCGAGAAACACCGGCGCATCAAGGCGCGGCTTAACCTGCTGTCCACCTTCGCGGGCCTGGCCATCGCGGTCAGCCTGCTGCTGTGGGTCCGTACCCAGGGTCAAGCCGAATCGATCGGTGTCTACCTGCCGGGCAACTGGCCTGCACCGTTTGGCATCGTGCTGGTGGTGGACCACCTGTCTGCCTTGCTGCTGACCCTGACCGGCATCATCGGCTTCAGCGCCCTGCTGTTTGCCCGGGCCCGCTGGGACAGTGCCGGCGCCAGCTTCCACGCGCTGTTCCAAATCCAGCTGATGGGGCTGTACGGTGCCTTCCTGACCGCCGACCTGTTCAACCTGTTCGTGTTCTTCGAGGTGCTGCTGGCCGCATCCTACGGTTTGCTGCTGCATGGCTCGGGGCGTGCCAGGGTCAAGGCGGGCCTGCACTATATCGCCATCAACCTGTTCGCTTCGTCGTTGTTCCTGGTGGGCGCGGCGATGCTCTATGGCGTGACAGGCACCCTGAACATGGCCGACCTTGCGCTGAAGATCCCGCTGGTGCCAGAGGCCGACCGAGGCCTGCTGCATGCGGGCGCCGCAATCCTCGCCATGGCGTTTCTGGCCAAGGCCGGTATCTGGCCGCTGAATTTCTGGCTGGTGCCGGCCTACGCTTCGGCCAGCGCACCGGTTGCCGCGCTGTTCGCGATCATGACCAAGGTCGGCCTGTATGCCGTGCTGCGCCTGTGGACGCTGCTCTTCTCCGGGCAGGCCGGCGCCTCCGCGCAGTTTGGCGGCCAGTGGCTGGTGTACGGGGGGCTGGTCACACTGGCTGTGGCCGCGGTCTCGATACTGGCCGCACAGCGCCTGGAACGCATGGCTGCCCTGAGCATCCTGGTGTCCGCCGGCACCCTGCTCGCGGCCGTTGGCTTTGCTCAGCCGGCGTTAACGGGTGCGGCCTTGTTCTACCTGGTCAACTCGACCCTGGCGTTGTGCGCGTTGTTCCTGCTCGCCGAACTGGTCGAGCGCTCGCGTTCAGCCAATGAAGCGCCGCTGGATGACGAAGAAGATGCCATGCCTTCGCCCCTGGAGTCGCTGCACCCACCCAAGGGCATCAACCTCGATGACGAACAAAAGGTGGTGATCGGCCAGATCATCCCCTGGACCATGGCCTTCCTCGGCCTAAGCTTCATCGCCTGCGCGCTGCTGATCATCGGCATGCCACCACTGTCGGGCTTCGTCGGCAAACTCAACCTGATCAACGCGCTGTTCAACCCGCTGGGGCTGGGTATAGCGCCGGAGCAACCGCTGACAGCGGCAGGTTGGTGCCTGGTGGCACTGCTGGTGCTGTCCGGCATGGCGTCGTTGATCGCCTTCGGCCGCGTGGGCATCCAACGTTTCTGGAAGCCCGAAGAGCGCCCCTCGCCGCTGCTGCGTCGTTATGAATGCCTGCCAATCGTCATCCTGCTGGGCCTGTGCATCATCCTCAGCCTCAAGGCCGAGCCGCTGCTGCGCTACACCCAGGACACAGCGGCCAGCCTGCAGGCACCCGATACCTACATCAAAGCGGTGATGGCCGCTCGGCCAATCCCCGGCCCGACCTCCCTCGACGTGGAGGTACTGCCATGAAGCGCCTGTTTCCCGCCCCACTGCTGTCGGTCTCGCTATTCGGCCTGTGGTTGCTGCTGAACCTGTCCGTCAGCGCCGGCAACCTGCTGCTGGGTGCCATCCTCGGCATTTTTGCGCCACTGTTGATGGCCCCCCTACGCCCTCAGCACGCCCATGTGCAGCGGCCTTGGGTGATTGCCAAGTTGATTGGCCGGGTCGGCCTGGATGTGATCGTGTCCAACCTGCTGGTGGCCCGTGGCGTTCTGCGTGCGGGCAAGCAGCCGCCGCGCTCGGCATTCGTGCACATTCCGCTGGCCTTGCGCGATGCCCATGGCTTGGCTGCCCTGTCAATGATCACCACGGTGGTACCTGGCACGGTCTGGTCCGAACTGGCGCTGGACCGCAGCGTGCTGTTGCTGCATGTGTTCGACCTTGAGGATGAAGCCGCCTTCATCGAGCATTTCAAGCACACCTACGAACGCCCGCTGATGGAGATTTTCCAATGACAGGCCTGCTCGCCAACGCTGTACTCGCCAGCCTGTTCATCTTTGCCCTGGCCATGGCCCTGGCACTGATCCGGCTGTTCCGCGGCCCGTCCGCCCAGGACCGGGTGCTGGCACTGGACTACCTGTACATCCTGGCCATGCTGACGATGCTGGTGCTAGGGATCCGTTATGCCAGCGACACCTACTTCGAAGGTGCCCTGCTGATTGCACTGTTCGGCTTTGTCGGCTCGTTCGCCCTGGCCAAGTTCCTGCTACGTGGTGAGGTGATCGAATGACCGAAGCGCTACAACTGCCCTTCTGGCTTGAACTGGTCACCGCTGCGCTGCTGCTGATCGGCAGCCTGTTCGCCCTGATCGGTGCCGTGGGCCTGGTGCGCATGAAGGATTACTTTCAGCGCATGCACCCACCCGCTCTAGCCTCCACCATTGGCGCATGGTGTGTTGCCCTGGCCTCGATCATCTACTTTTCGTGGCTTAAAGAAGGGCCCGTTCTGCACGCCTGGCTGATCCCGATTCTGTTGTCGATCACGGTGCCGGTCACCACGCTCTTGCTGGCCAGGGCTGCCCTGTTTCGCAAGCGGATGTCCAAAGAGGCGGTACCTGAAGAAGTCAGTAGCGGCAGCGACCGTGGCCATTGACCGGTTGCAGCCTCACCCCTGGCTGAGGCGCTGCAACTCACGCCGCACCATGGCGGCATACGGTGGCGGGCTGAGTCGATAGAGCTCGCCTGCCACCCAGTTCAGCCAAGCGCCTTGCAGCGCTTCACGCTGGGCCAACAGCCGTTCGGCTTGCGCCAGCGCATCCGCCTGGTGCTGGTGATGAAACTCGGCACGCGACACAGGCGCGTTGTCGCGCTCGGTCATTCACTGGCCTTGAATGTGGTCAGCTCACCCTTGCGCCACTTCGCGACTTTGCCAGTCACTGCCTTGAGCAGCTTACCCAGCCCTTCCTGCACTTGCTGTTGCGCGGCAAAGACCAGCATCACGCCATTGCCTTCGCGCAACACGACGCCCTCGCCTTCAGGCACGGAAACAAAGGCGTAGTCGCCAACACCGTAGACATTGAACTTGATGTCTCGAAAGCGCATTTCCAGCTTGCCACCCTCGCGGCTGGGCAATACCGCAGCGCGGAAGTGATCGCCAACCTTCAGCTCCAGACGCTGTTTGTCATCGACCACCAATGCGCTTTCGGTGTCGATTTCGGCCATGTACAGGCCTTCAGGACTTTGTTCGGTGACATAAACAAAGCGGCCCTGGAACAGCTGGGCCAATTTACCGCGCAAATCGCCCAAGGCGAACAAGGCGTGAGTATCAAGTGTGCTGACTGCCAATGAAGTGATCCTCAATCGGTTACATCCCGCCCCCACACACGCTCAGTGAGGCACGGCCATTACATATCGATAGGCGAAAAGAGTAATAAAGCGATGCGCTGATGTCTGTATCCGCTGGCACTGTAGCCTGCAGGAATCTTTACTCTGGCTTGCCAGATATGGCCTAAGTGCAGGTTTTCGGCAAATTCCCCACGTGGGAAGCGTAATGCCTGACAACAAACCCGCCAGAAAAGATGCGATAGGTAGTTGCAGAGCGCTCGACAGAACGGGCTCTGAAATCCATCAGCGCATTACTGGGGAAGGAATATGCACGAAAACACCGAAATCCGTCGAGAGGCAAAGAACATTTCTTACATCGCCAGCACTCATGCAGCGCCACGCTACGTTGTCATACCCGCTGGTGTCCGCTTCTTTCATGTCACCGAAAGCGCCACGGGCAGGGTCAAGGGGTTTCGCTGCCGGCATCAGGACGCGTGTGAGCTGGCACGCCATCTGGAACAATGACGGCCGTCAGGCGGCCAGGCCTTTTTTGAGTTGCTGCATCCAGGCCGACTGGCATTCCAGCGCCTCGTCACGGGTGGCGAACGCCGTACCACGGCGCTCGCCATTGACCAGCACCACCCAACAAATACGCTTGCCCAGCGCCTGCAGGGTGGCAGGTACCCCCGAGCCAATCATCACGGCTACATCGACACGGCTATTCATCATCCCCTCCGGAATTTAATTAGCACCCTAACGATAAAGCCATGATACGCCTGCCTGCACGGAGGAAACAGCGCATCTCGGTACAGCAGTGTTACGCCACAGGCAACAAATCCGGGCATATCACGCACAAACGCAAAAAGCCCCAGGGATTGCTCCGTGGGGCTTCACGCACTGCGCGCGATCAGACCTGGCGCTGGTGGCGGTCGAGCTGCTCGTGGCGTTCCTGGGCTTCGATGCAGTACTTGGTGGTCGGGCTGATCAGCAAACGCTTCAGGCCAATCGGCTCACCACTGTCATCGCACCAGCCGAAGCTCTCGTCAGCGATACGGTCCAGCGCCATTTCAAGCTGTGGCAGCAAACGCTGGTCGCGGTCGATGGCATTGACCAACCAGCTACGCTCTTCTTCTACCGAAGCCACGTCAGCAGGGTCCGACGGAGTGTCCAGGCCCTCGATGGTGGCACGGCTCAACTCGATGCGCTCATGGGTTTCGACTTTCATCGACTGCAGCAGGCCAGTGAAGAAGGCGAGCTGATCAGCGTTCATGTAGTCATCGGCCGACATGGCCAGCAACTGTTCCTTGGTCATCGATTTCTCTATGAAAAATGTGCATTTGGGCGATTCGGGTGCCGCCGACGCCAGTGCATCAGCAGCGGAATTCTTCAAGCGCCAACCGGCACTCTTTTACAGGGGGCGGCAGTCTAAGGCGCCACGTCGCGTGGAGCAACTGCAATCGGAGGCGAATTTGATTCGATTGACCAGAATCCGCTGGTCGGTGCTCGGGTGGCAGGCGGTACAGGCGCGTCTGGGCTGATGGGCGCCTGCCTTGGGTTATGCATAGCCCATGAGATCGAGCGCCGCCCGCGCGGCGCATCGCGAGCAACGCTCGCTCCTACGTTTGTTTAGGGCCAGTGACGCCTGTGCCAGCGCGCGCGACCGCCTTGTTTGTACGGCTCAGTGTTGAGGCGTGCACCAAGGGGACGCGCGCCAATGCCCCAGAAATAATTGGCCCGAAACAAACGTAGGAGCGAGCGTTGCTCGCGATGCGCCGCGCGGGCGGCGCTCGATCTCCCAGACGCCACCCACCTCACGCCATACCCTACAGCCAGGTTCAACGATCCTTGAACTGTGCCTCGCGCTTGGCGATAAAAGCGCTCATGCCTTCCTTCTGGTCTTCAGTGGCAAAGGCCGCATGGAACACCCGACGCTCGAAACGCACCCCCTCACTCAGGGTCACTTCAAAGGCCCGGTTGACACTTTCCTTGACCATCATGCTCACCGGGATCGACTTGCTGGCGATGGTCGCCGCCACCTTCAAGGCTTCTTCGACCAGCTCAGCCTGCGGCACCACGCGCGCCACCAGCCCCGCACGTTCGGCCTCCTCGGCGCCCATCAAGCGCCCTGTCAGGCACAGTTCCATGGCCTTGGCCTTGCCCACCGCGCGGGTCAGCCGCTGGGTGCCGCCCATGCCCGGCAACACCCCAAGGTTGATCTCAGGCTGGCCGAACCGGGCATTGTCCGCTGCCAGAATGAAGTCGCACATCATCGCCAGCTCACACCCGCCGCCCAGGGCAAACCCGGACACCGCCGCAATGATCGGTTTGCGCCGATTGGCAATTCGGTCTGCGTCACTGAACAGGTCGTCGACGTAGATCTGAGGGTATTGGAGGTCGGCCATTTCCTTGATATCGGCACCTGCGGCAAAGGCCTTGGCCGAGCCGGTCAGAACCACGCAGCCGATGTTCGGGTCACGCTCGAGCTGGTCCAGGGCCTGGTTGATCTCGCCGACGATCTGCGCATTGAGCGCATTGAGCGCCTGCGGCCGGTTGAGGGTGATCAGGCCGACCTTGCCGTGGATGTCCAACAGGATGGTTTCGAATGCCATGCAGACTGCTCCTTCAAAGATTGCGCGCAATGACCATGCGCTGAATGTCGCTGGTGCCTTCGTAAATCTGGCAGACCCGAACGTCGCGGTAGATCCGCTCCAGCGGGAAGTCACTCAGATAG from Pseudomonas kermanshahensis carries:
- a CDS encoding K+/H+ antiporter subunit F, encoding MTGLLANAVLASLFIFALAMALALIRLFRGPSAQDRVLALDYLYILAMLTMLVLGIRYASDTYFEGALLIALFGFVGSFALAKFLLRGEVIE
- a CDS encoding Na+/H+ antiporter subunit C; this translates as MEEVIAVAIGVLAASGVWLILRPRTYQVIMGLCLLSYGVNLFIFSMGSLFIGKEPIIKDGVTQDLLHYTDPLPQALVLTAIVISFAMTALFLVVLLASRGLTGTDHVDGRERDE
- a CDS encoding enoyl-CoA hydratase, yielding MAFETILLDIHGKVGLITLNRPQALNALNAQIVGEINQALDQLERDPNIGCVVLTGSAKAFAAGADIKEMADLQYPQIYVDDLFSDADRIANRRKPIIAAVSGFALGGGCELAMMCDFILAADNARFGQPEINLGVLPGMGGTQRLTRAVGKAKAMELCLTGRLMGAEEAERAGLVARVVPQAELVEEALKVAATIASKSIPVSMMVKESVNRAFEVTLSEGVRFERRVFHAAFATEDQKEGMSAFIAKREAQFKDR
- a CDS encoding monovalent cation/H+ antiporter subunit D translates to MSGMSQLIVAPILLPLITAAIMLLLGEKHRRIKARLNLLSTFAGLAIAVSLLLWVRTQGQAESIGVYLPGNWPAPFGIVLVVDHLSALLLTLTGIIGFSALLFARARWDSAGASFHALFQIQLMGLYGAFLTADLFNLFVFFEVLLAASYGLLLHGSGRARVKAGLHYIAINLFASSLFLVGAAMLYGVTGTLNMADLALKIPLVPEADRGLLHAGAAILAMAFLAKAGIWPLNFWLVPAYASASAPVAALFAIMTKVGLYAVLRLWTLLFSGQAGASAQFGGQWLVYGGLVTLAVAAVSILAAQRLERMAALSILVSAGTLLAAVGFAQPALTGAALFYLVNSTLALCALFLLAELVERSRSANEAPLDDEEDAMPSPLESLHPPKGINLDDEQKVVIGQIIPWTMAFLGLSFIACALLIIGMPPLSGFVGKLNLINALFNPLGLGIAPEQPLTAAGWCLVALLVLSGMASLIAFGRVGIQRFWKPEERPSPLLRRYECLPIVILLGLCIILSLKAEPLLRYTQDTAASLQAPDTYIKAVMAARPIPGPTSLDVEVLP
- a CDS encoding TraR/DksA family transcriptional regulator encodes the protein MTKEQLLAMSADDYMNADQLAFFTGLLQSMKVETHERIELSRATIEGLDTPSDPADVASVEEERSWLVNAIDRDQRLLPQLEMALDRIADESFGWCDDSGEPIGLKRLLISPTTKYCIEAQERHEQLDRHQRQV
- a CDS encoding Na+/H+ antiporter subunit G, encoding MTEALQLPFWLELVTAALLLIGSLFALIGAVGLVRMKDYFQRMHPPALASTIGAWCVALASIIYFSWLKEGPVLHAWLIPILLSITVPVTTLLLARAALFRKRMSKEAVPEEVSSGSDRGH
- a CDS encoding Na+/H+ antiporter subunit E, producing MKRLFPAPLLSVSLFGLWLLLNLSVSAGNLLLGAILGIFAPLLMAPLRPQHAHVQRPWVIAKLIGRVGLDVIVSNLLVARGVLRAGKQPPRSAFVHIPLALRDAHGLAALSMITTVVPGTVWSELALDRSVLLLHVFDLEDEAAFIEHFKHTYERPLMEIFQ